The Drosophila bipectinata strain 14024-0381.07 chromosome 2L, DbipHiC1v2, whole genome shotgun sequence genome has a segment encoding these proteins:
- the spz4 gene encoding protein spaetzle 4 translates to MKRTQMDRRSNITKLITIDAMRCLLLIMMVILPEATAGFGFDSANSCSPNGKMSRRGRAQMLASIPCDLGKQAFCHLPGAAYPWHAVRRFVHENQGLMKRMYGDVRHISILRDEIQNNEVDEDDMEETAERYSKDGGRRSAKYLMHGRERDRDREDFGSFKGNDVLMEPHFRPVSTSTSSTTTTTKATTTTAAPITTSSTTDKAQSESSTTPENNSTSSTTSAPAPSSKEAEIEPEIVEIQPSLESNSVYEVVPSPAPSTASTTTTGAPSSSVGGNIEIIESPQLGLRNLSLEVKPSQEPTTAAPLKPTSKGSTNLPLRKRKPAEASTTVATPKAATTTAAPPPTTGTLLSRRNVTKSSPSPPGSFTTPVTFASLFSSGQFSVEKLRRPLTTSSTTVPAPASVGAAQSVGGGGSKPGLLREGQLFQDAMKQEPVAVASNLRGVNACPVKDEVVAPFWANNTRGEVLALLNLYPFEQYVHWEKCTHEFKQMFCRDGCRCEQQYRLHRLLAYDPHNECRGIFSDWFRFPSSCICKCYNIPMEFRATSRSPRSDSSFDAPRSDPIEAAEAEVQKAIYEHATEEWYRPRDEFDFLEG, encoded by the exons ATGAAGCGCACCCAAATGGATAGGCGATCCAATATCACAAAACTAATAACG ATCGATGCAATGCGATGCCTGCTACTGATCATGATGGTAATACTACCGGAGGCCACGGCCGGATTCGGCTTCGACTCGGCCAATTCGTGCAGTCCGAATGGCAAGATGTCCCGCCGCGGTCGAGCCCAGATGCTGGCTTCCATTCCCTGTGATCTTGGGAAGCAGGCATTTTGTCACCTGCCTGGAGCAGCTTATCCCTGGCATGCCGTCCGGAGATTCGTGCACGAAAACCAGGGATTGATGAAGCGAATGTATGGAGATGTGAGGCACATTTCCATTCTGCGGGATGAGATCCAGAACAACGAGGTGGACGAGGACGACATGGAGGAGACAGCGGAGAGATACAGCAAGGATGGAGGACGGCGTAGTGCCAAGTATCTGATGCATGGCAGGGAACGCGATCGTGATCGTGAGGATTTCGGTAGCTTCAAGGGAAACGATGTGCTAATGGAGCCACATTTTCGTCCGGTTTCCACCAGTACCAGCAGTACTACCACAACTACCAAAGCAACCACCACAACAGCAGCTCCCATCACCACCAGCTCCACCACAGACAAAGCACAGTCTGAGTCTTCAACAACTCCTGAGAATAATTCCACATCTAGCACCACTAGTGCTCCAGCACCTTCTTCAAAAGAAGCTGAAATAGAGCCGGAAATAGTGGAGATCCAGCCCAGTCTGGAATCTAATAGTGTCTATGAGGTGGTGCCGTCTCCGGCTCCTTCAACAGCTAGCACCACTACGACTGGAGCACCTTCATCGTCGGTGGGCGGAAACATAGAAATCATTGAATCACCACAGTTGGGGCTAAGGAATCTTAGCTTGGAGGTGAAACCATCACAAGAACCCACCACTGCTGCTCCCCTGAAACCCACTTCGAAGGGCTCCACCAATCTTCccttaagaaaaagaaaaccagCAGAAGCATCCACAACGGTGGCCACTCCCAAAGCGGCAACCACAACTGCAGCACCACCCCCAACCACAGGCACCTTGCTGAGCCGTCGAAATGTGACCAAGTCCTCCCCATCACCGCCAGGATCCTTCACTACTCCGGTGACCTTTGCCTCGCTGTTCTCTTCTGGACAGTTCAGTGTCGAAAAGCTGCGCAGGCCATTGACCACCAGTAGCACCACAGTGCCAGCGCCGGCTTCGGTTGGAGCTGCCCAATCTGTAGGGGGAGGAGGGTCCAAGCCGGGACTGCTGCGAGAAGGTCAACTATTCCAAGATGCCATGAAACAGGAACCAGTCGCTGTGGCAAGCAACCTGCGGGGAGT AAATGCCTGCCCCGTCAAGGACGAGGTAGTGGCTCCTTTTTGGGCCAACAATACCCGCGGGGAGGTCCTAGCCCTTCTCAACCTTTATCCCTTTGAACAGTACGTCCACTGGGAGAAGTGCACCCACGAGTTCAAGCAAATGTTCTGCCGGGATGGCTGCCGTTGTGAGCAGCAGTACCGGCTCCACCGACTCCTGGCCTACGATCCGCACAACGAGTGCCGTGGCATCTTCTCCGACTGGTTCCGCTTCCCGTCCAGCTGCATCTGCAAGTGCTACAACATCCCAATGGAGTTCCGGGCCACCTCGAGGAGTCCACGATCCGACAGCAGCTTCGATGCGCCCAGATCCGATCCGATTGAGGCAGCCGAGGCCGAGGTCCAAAAAGCCATCTACGAGCATGCCACCGAGGAGTGGTATCGCCCCCGGGACGAGTTTGATTTCTTGGAGGGTTaa
- the Dlg5 gene encoding disks large homolog 5 yields the protein MAKMASGDLSLTSTSSQEEESSEYVGYDSTLRPPSNSSGSTTAANMANNNGPSKVVNSSGVSSGNGKKYDLLQAQYKSALLELGKLRHQHADSKHRCDQLTSELSLYQEHYMADRNIVAESARLKRLLLESQQNQQGQGQNGNSQAPPGAGGNPYYFGKSQGCDGNCSEKIAELKKERNMAAVEREKYKKSYIELEKEHSYYRERSEENQTLKVLLSKETKNVVSLNEELNQLLSEKDNVLQEHQKMSDDLVLANKEIERLKKDEQLARGQIEALQFANAELKKRDLLKSRESSWSKEFPSGKELENSKELEKLRKSLEKALSEVERSSQDAEEAKRVRDWAISQREKIVQERDSVKTLCDKMRHERDKAISDSLMAIRDSEKIKKQKDEAQKKIDVLKEQLEQQERHNLDSSASGSRRSFRLSSYEGEDLLEVELSGYEQTSDLGIILDDSNKRKLVCGVTSSSPACGKLKINDVICKVNNLDCQSLSKRMVLDEIRACAPRSLLLVSRTRHSKRHAYSVHLKSRDRDIPHGLQLDMGVFIAKIEQNSLAFYEPELDVGDRVLSINNKSMDSVQSIEEVMQLLNDPRSDGLNLFALKYVQDQLPPGMTTSSAQTDSIDSVQHVSGGGGGGGGGGSGASSATKHPSKFAEFFFRKLKFSKPGTPEDNFEQEHDDAIAALDSVLCESSSEKSKENLFNRKKRTKKEKEASKSMGTWPRTNISHDNPTGTMRGNEKKRALMSLFTAGPINVDKDDDLAPDHMVGQPEKQPPTMLQEQLPPPLPPQMSKPMAHIRGANGSAIKTHPNRNSNPVSSGHSALFPHGTAGGMPMMGYPRHSLYGGALSPEETSQKPLQRNAPLMGANARVKMPSQERYGSRPHSNHRLSLNITPSGDFYQPKTSGQQAQQQVMNASSASAGGLEGGGVTGPAAGEFPVRKQQVFDVFHPPPLPKTSSGSNPNAVFMPLNPTRSNHPADVASLKSQNSIESILSAKSPGISSDYGIYGKRYVPMPQAVRHVPKYPSDSESIGSGIQGGYGGVMQSTHMPGNRHTQLFPTFAPGVRSNRRSSPLTLPSPPPQQMQQPMPPVGIPNDSVGIPTDLDYHPQLPHPHPHPHAAYLDYNHAPYPYMGGVVGGTVSGVPGGIYEGGTFPRKKDNQRLRIPSNPSVASKSSSMVKNSSGSIDHHYVTSATPASAGSMSASSSDRAPMSLMSSSMHTSYGGTVAGGNGTGSAVGVSGGGGGGGSGRGSPMPQVHVEVLSHGGGGSGKRSSNVPADFLCPGDLRRVTIDKRDKSLGITIQCNNNGGGIFVATVADKSTAMRAGLQVGDQLLEVCGINMRAATQEIAANVLRQCGDSFTMLVQYNPEKFPSMEYEGVHNLEPESPVNHSGSPTPRNSPRPPTRNSIFPLPLQPVQPPSTRLGVRAPLSRQSIKDQSFTDSLENQSDISSSQDMPSSAATTTTTTASATSTVYDEEPKPAMPLPLPLPPPPTSVPAETLRYVTLHMDKSKNLGIKLFGGNKVGIYVHDVAPGSPSDHAGIRKGDQILEYNGVDLSGVTAEQAANEISKLTDTVTMLVQNKLHTLKQIKDEPGDSFYIRVGFDRTGELNEDDLRFVKDEVLYVDNTVFNGTFGFWRAWKLDAMGHRKECGIIPSQMKVEEELRSGEVVDCDTGTARRGSTSARRSFFRRKKNQRSSSRDSTEIASFSNTQLSFFPDLGLLNDDGGALSYQRVELLDSPIRRPVLIIGPLSECVMDRLTIDFCNLFKLCEVTAMDCSQEAMEESLKENIFVDYRRRGNKFECTTVEAISNACKNDRRHCILDVSISAVERLQRLQIYPIVLLLRFKSAKQIREIRDFGTDKISAKAAKEMYERAMKLETDYKQYISAVIPGVSIKHMCTQIKDAVDKEQDKLLWVPVSIA from the exons ATGGCGAAGATGGCATCGGGAGATCTTTCGCTGACCAGCACGAGCAGTCAGGAGG aaGAAAGCTCGGAATATGTGGGCTATGACAGCACCCTACGGCCGCCGTCAAACTCCAGTGGCAGCACCACGGCGGCCAACATGGCCAACAACAACGGGCCCTCGAAGGTGGTCAACAGCTCCGGCGTGTCCTCCGGTAACGGCAAGAAGTACGACCTCCTGCAGGCGCAGTACAAGTCCGCACTGCTGGAACTGGGGAAGCTGCGCCACCAGCACGCGGACAGCAAGCACCGCTGCGACCAGTTGACCTCCGAGCTGAGTCTCTACCAGGAGCACTACATGGCCGACCGCAACATTGTGGCGGAGAGTGCGCGCCTCAAGCGGCTGCTGCTGGAAAGCCAACAGAATCAGCAGGGCCAGGGCCAAAACGGGAACAGCCAGGCACCTCCCGGGGCCGGTGGGAATCCCTATTATTTCGGCAAGTCTCAGGGATGTGACGGCAACTGCAGCGAAAAGATCGCGGAGCTGAAGAAGGAGCGGAACATGGCCGCTGTGGAGCGGGAAAAGTACAAAAAGTCCTACATCGAACTGGAGAAGGAGCATAGCTACTACCGCGAGCGGAGCGAGGAGAACCAAACCCTCAAGGTCCTGCTCTCGAAGGAAACCAAGAACGTGGTCTCGCTCAACGAAGAGTTGAACCAGCTGCTCTCCGAAAAGGACAATGTGCTGCAGGAGCACCAAAAGATGTCGGACGACCTGGTCCTGGCCAACAAGGAAATCGAGCGATTAAAGAAAGACGAGCAGCTGGCACGGGGCCAGATCGAGGCTCTCCAATTCGCCAATGCCGAGCTGAAGAAGAGGGACTTGCTGAAATCCCGCGAGAGCTCCTGGTCGAAAGAGTTCCCCAGCGGCAAGGAACTGGAGAACAGCAAGGAGCTAGAGAAGCTACGGAAAAGCCTCGAGAAGGCCCTCTCCGAGGTGGAGCGCTCCAGCCAGGACGCCGAGGAGGCCAAGCGAGTGCGCGACTGGGCCATTTCTCAGCGCGAGAAGATTGTTCAGGAGCGCGACTCCGTCAAGACCCTTTGCGACAAGATGCGCCACGAGCGAGACAAGGCCATCTCCGACTCCCTGATGGCCATCCGAGACAGCGAGAAGATCAAGAAGCAAAAGGACGAGGCCCAGAAGAAGATCGATGTGCTGAAGGAGCAACTGGAGCAGCAGGAGCGGCACAATCTGGACAGCAGTGCTTCTGGTTCGCGCCGCAGCTTTCGGCTAAGCAGCTACGAGGGCGAAGACTTGCTGGAAGTGGAGCTATCGGGCTACGAGCAAACCTCCGACCTGGGCATCATTCTCGACGACAGCAACAAGCGGAAGCTGGTCTGTGGAGTGACCAGCAGCTCCCCCGCCTGCGGGAAGCTCAAGATCAACGATGTCATCTGCAAGGTGAACAATCTGGACTGCCAATCCCTTTCCAAGCGAATGGTGCTCGACGAGATCCGGGCCTGTGCCCCGCGGTCGCTGCTCTTGGTCTCCCGGACGCGCCACAGCAAGCGACACGCCTACTCCGTCCACTTGAAGAGCCGGGATCGCGATATTCCGCACGGACTCCAGCTCGACATGGGTGTGTTCATCGCCAAAATCGAGCAGAACTCCCTGGCGTTCTACGAGCCAGAGTTGGATGTGGGCGATCGGGTCCTGAGCATCAACAACAAGTCCATGGACTCGGTGCAGTCCATCGAGGAGGTGATGCAGCTGCTCAACGATCCAAGGAGCGATGGGCTGAACCTCTTTGCCCTGAAGTATGTGCAGGACCAACTGCCGCCGGGAATGACCACCTCGTCGGCCCAAACCGACTCCATCGACTCCGTGCAGCATGTCAGCGGAggcggtggaggaggaggtggggGAGGCAGTGGAGCCAGTAGCGCCACAAAACATCCGTCCAAGTTCGCCGAATTCTTTTTCCGAAAACTAAAGTTCAGCAAGCCGGGCACGCCGGAGGACAACTTTGAGCAGGAGCACGACGACGCCATCGCCGCCTTGGACTCGGTGCTCTGCGAAAGCAGCTCGGAGAAGAGCAAGGAGAACCTCTTCAACCGCAAGAAGCGCACCAAGAAGGAGAAGGAGGCCTCCAAGAGCATGGGCACCTGGCCGCGAACCAACATCTCGCACGACAATCCCACAGGGACGATGCGGGGCAACGAGAAGAAGCGGGCGTTGATGTCCCTGTTCACAGCTGGGCCCATCAACGTGGACAAGGACGACGACCTGGCTCCCGACCATATGGTTGGGCAGCCGGAGAAGCAGCCGCCGACCATGCTGCAGGAACAACTGCCCCCGCCATTGCCGCCGCAGATGTCCAAGCCGATGGCCCACATCCGGGGAGCCAATGGGAGTGCCATCAAGACGCACCCCAACCGGAACTCCAATCCTGTCAGCTCGGGCCACTCGGCCCTGTTCCCCCACGGCACTGCTGGCGGCATGCCCATGATGGGCTACCCCAGGCACTCGCTGTACGGAGGAGCTCTGTCTCCGGAGGAAACCAGCCAGAAGCCGTTGCAGCGAAATGCCCCGCTGATGGGCGCCAATGCCCGGGTGAAGATGCCTTCGCAGGAGCGCTACGGATCCCGTCCGCACAGCAACCATCGGCTCTCCCTGAACATCACGCCCAGTGGGGACTTCTATCAGCCCAAGACGAGTGGCCAGCAGGCCCAGCAGCAGGTGATGAACGCCTCCTCGGCCTCAGCTGGAGGCCTGGAGGGTGGAGGCGTGACAGGACCCGCAGCCGGAGAGTTTCCAGTGCGCAAGCAGCAGGTTTTCGATGTCTTCCATCCGCCGCCGCTGCCCAAAACGAGTTCCGGATCCAATCCCAATGCCGTTTTCATGCCCCTGAATCCGACGCGGTCGAACCACCCCGCGGATGTGGCCTCCCTCAAGTCGCAGAACTCCATCGAGTCCATACTGTCGGCCAAGAGTCCGGGGATCAGCAGCGACTACGGGATATACGGCAAGCGTTATGTGCCCATGCCGCAGGCGGTGAGGCATGTGCCGAAGTACCCGAGTGACAGCGAGAGCATCGGCTCCGGCATACAGGGCGGCTACGGCGGCGTGATGCAATCCACCCACATGCCGGGCAACCGGCATACCCAGCTTTTTCCGACCTTCGCACCCGGGGTGAGGAGCAACCGGCGCTCCAGTCCCCTGACCCTACCTTCGCCGCCGCCCCAGCAAATGCAGCAACCGATGCCGCCAGTGGGCATTCCAAACGACAGCGTGGGCATACCCACCGACCTGGACTACCATCCGCAGCTACCGCATCCGCATCCCCATCCGCATGCAGCCTACCTGGACTACAACCACGCTCCCTACCCCTACATGGGCGGAGTAGTGGGAGGAACTGTGTCCGGGGTGCCGGGTGGGATCTACGAGGGGGGCACCTTTCCGCGCAAGAAGGACAACCAGCGCCTCAGGATTCCCTCGAATCCCAGCGTGGCCAGCAAGAGCAGCAGCATGGTGAAGAACAGCTCCGGCAGCATTGACCACCATTATGTGACCAGCGCGACGCCGGCCTCGGCGGGATCCATGTCTGCCTCGTCCTCCGACCGGGCACCCATGTCCCTGATGAGCTCCAGCATGCACACCAGCTATGGAGGGACTGTGGCCGGAGGCAATGGAACCGGATCGGCAGTGGGTGTGTCGGGAGGAGGCGGTGGGGGCGGCAGTGGTCGAGGATCACCCATGCCCCAGGTTCATGTAGAGGTGCTGAGCCACGGCGGCGGAGGCAGTGGCAAGCGCAGCTCCAATGTGCCCGCGGATTTTCTGTGCCCCGGAGACCTTAGAAGAGTCACCATCGACAAGCGCGACAAGTCGCTCGGTATCACCATACAGTGCAACAACAACGGCGGCGGAATCTTTGTTGCCACCGTCGCCGACAAAAGCACCGCGATGCGTGCCGGTCTCCAGGTGGGCGATCAACTCTTGGAAGTTTGCGGCATTAATATGCGAGCGGCAACGCAGGAGATAGCAGCCAATGTGCTGCGACAGTGCGGCGATTCCTTCACCATGCTTGTCCAATATAATCCGGAGA AATTCCCTTCAATGGAGTACGAGGGAGTTCACAATCTGGAACCAGAATCTCCCGTCAACCATTCGGGCTCTCCCACACCGCGCAACTCGCCACGTCCTCCGACGCGGAACTCCATATTCCCCTTGCCCCTGCAGCCCGTCCAGCCTCCATCGACGAGGCTAGGAGTGAGGGCTCCACTCTCCCGTCAGTCCATCAAGGATCAGAGCTTCACCGACAGCCTGGAGAACCAGTCGGACATAAGCAGCAGCCAGGATATGCCGTCCTCAGCGGCCACCACCACAACGACAACGGCATCCGCAACGTCAACGGTTTACGATGAGGAGCCGAAGCCCGCCATGCCgttgccactgccgctgccacCGCCGCCCACCTCCGTGCCGGCAGAGA CTCTGAGGTATGTTACTCTGCACATGGACAAGTCCAAGAACCTGGGCATCAAGCTTTTCGGTGGCAATAAAGTGGGCATCTATGTGCACGACGTGGCACCCGGTTCCCCATCCGATCACGCCGGAATTCGCAAGGGAGACCAAATACTGGAGTACAATGGTGTAGACCTGAGCGGAGTGACCGCCGAACAAGCCGCCAACGAGATCTCCAAGCTGACGGACACGGTCACCATGCTGGTGCAGAACAAGTTACACA CCCTCAAGCAAATCAAGGATGAGCCCGGGGACTCGTTCTATATACGCGTGGGGTTTGATCGCACTGGTGAGCTGAACGAGGACGACTTGCGGTTCGTCAAGGACGAGGTGCTCTATGTGGACAATACGGTTTTTAACGGAACCTTTGGCTTTTGGCGAGCCTGGAAGCTGGATGCCATGGGCCATCGCAAGGAGTGCGGCATCATTCCCAGCCAAATGAA GGTGGAGGAAGAGCTGCGCTCGGGTGAGGTTGTGGACTGCGATACGGGAACCGCCAGACGTGGCAGCACTTCGGCCCGCAGATCGTTTTTTCGTCGCAAGAAGAACCAGCGAAGCTCGTCCCGCGACTCCACGGAGATTGCCAGCTTCAGCAATACACAGCTCAGCTTCTTTCCAGACCTAGGTCTTCTCAACGATGATGGCGGAGCTCTAAGCTACCAGCGCGTCGAGTTGCTAGACT CACCCATACGAAGGCCTGTTCTGATCATTGGTCCTCTATCGGAATGCGTCATGGACCGCCTGACCATTGACTTTTGTAATCTGTTCAAGTTGTGCGAGGTGACCGCCATGGATTGCTCCCAAGAGGCCATGGAGGAGAGCCTGAAGGAAAACATATTCGTGGACTACCGAAGGCGGGGCAACAAGTTTGAGTGCACCACCGTGGAGGCCATCAGCAATGCCtgcaaaaat GATCGCCGTCACTGTATCTTGGATGTATCCATATCCGCTGTGGAGCGTTTGCAGCGCTTGCAAATCTATCCAATTGTTCTGCTGTTGCGCTTTAAGTCGGCCAAGCAGATTCGAGAGATACGCGACTTTGGCACCGACAAGATCTCCGCCAAGGCGGCCAAGGAGATGTACGAGAGGGCCATGAAGCTGGAGACAGACTACAAACAGTACATATCTG CCGTTATACCCGGTGTTAGCATCAAGCACATGTGCACCCAAATCAAAGACGCCGTCGACAAGGAGCAGGACAAGCTGCTCTGGGTGCCCGTTTCGATTGCCTGA